In Nothobranchius furzeri strain GRZ-AD chromosome 19, NfurGRZ-RIMD1, whole genome shotgun sequence, the following are encoded in one genomic region:
- the LOC129164529 gene encoding homeobox protein 2, with protein sequence MRCPMPLPGHAPDGIFPEGKKHNNKNDQDLCHLISLCCLGISCKNWSPKHNHSCSNYNHNSSNYNNNNCFNYNHSSSNYNKNCFNHNNNYFNYNHSSSNYNNNNCFYYNNNSSNYNNNYFNCNNNSSNYNNNCFNHNHNSSNNNNNSFNNNHSCSNYNNCFNYNHNSSNYNNNCFNYNHSHSNYNNNCFNYNHNSSNYNNVCFNHNNNSSNYNNYFNCNNNSSNYNNNCFNHNHNSSNNNNNSFNNNHSCSNCNNCFNYNHNSSNYNNVCFNHNNNSSNYNNNYFNCNNNSSNYNNNCFNHNHNSSNNNNNSFNNNHRCSNYNNCFNYNHNSSNYNNNCFNYNHSHSNYNNNCFNYNHNSSNYNNVCFNHNNNSSNYNNNYFNCNNNSSNYNNNCFNHNHNSSNNNNNSFNNNHSCSNYNNNCFNYNHNSSNNNNNCFNHIHSCSNNNNNSFNNNHRCSNYNNCFNYNHYSSNYNNNRFNYNHNSSNYNNNCFNYNHNSSNNNYNNNCINYNHNSSNNNNNCFNHNHSCSNYNNVCFNHSNNSSYYINNCFNHIHSCSNNNNNSFNNNHRCSNYNNCFNYNHSHSNYNNNCFNYNHISSNYNNNCFNYNHNSSNYNNNCFNHIHISSNNNNNSFNNNHSSSNCNNGFNNNHSCSYCNNCLNYNHSCSNYNNNCFNHNHISSNNNNNSSNNNHSCSNYTNICFNNNHKCSNCNNYFNYNHHSSNYNNSFNNNHISSNNSNNSFNNNHSCSNCNNYFNYNHHSSNYNNSFNNNHISSNNNNNSFNNNHSCSNYTNICFNNNHKCSNYNICFNHNHISSNNNNNSFNNNNSCSNYNNNCFNYTNIYFNNPSCSNYTNICFNNNHKCSNYNICFNYNHSCSYCNNYFNYNHRSSNCNKDFNYNHSSNYNNNCFNDNHISSNNNNNSFNNNHSCSNYTNICFNNNHSCSYCNNYFNYNHHSSNYNNSFNNNHISSNNNNNSFNNNHSCSNYTNICFNNNHKCSNYNICFNHNHISSNNNNNSFNNNHSCSNYTNICFNNNHSSSYCNNYFNYNHRNSNCNNCFNYNHICSYCNNCLNYNHICSSFNIICFNDSHSCSYCNNYFNYNHSCSNFNNNDFNYNHSSSSFNNICFNHNHSCSNFNNNDFNCNHRSSNCNNGFNNNHSRSYCNNNFNCNHRCSYCNNGFNYNHCCSNCNNGFNNNHSRSYCNNNFNCNHCCSNCNNGFNNNHSSSNCNNCFNNNHSCSYCNNCFNYSHSCSSCNNYFNYNHRSSNCHNSFNNNHSRSYCNNNFNYNHSRSYCNNYFNYNHSRSYCNNYFNHNHSRSYCNNYFNYNHGRSYCNNY encoded by the exons gaaagaaacacaacaacaaaaatgatCAAGATTTGTGTCATCTTATTTCTCTGTGCTG CCTTGGGATTTCCTGTAAAAACTGGAGCCCAAagcacaaccacagctgctccaactacaaccacaacagctccaactacaacaacaacaactgcttcaactacaaccacagcagttcCAACTACAACAAAAACTGCTTCAACCACAACAACAActacttcaactacaaccacagcagctccaactacaacaacaacaactgcttctactacaacaacaacagctccaactacaacaacaactactTCAACTGCAACAAcaacagctccaactacaacaacaACTGCTTCAACCACAACCACAACAGctccaacaacaataacaacagcttcaacaacaaccacagctgctccaactacaacaactgcttcaactacaaccacaacagctccaactacaacaacaactgcttcaactacaaccacagccactccaactacaacaacaactgcttcaactacaaccacaacagctccaactacaacaacGTCTGCttcaaccacaacaacaacagctccaactacaacaacTACTTCAACTGCAACAAcaacagctccaactacaacaacaACTGCTTCAACCACAACCACAACAGctccaacaacaataacaacagcttcaacaacaaccacagctgctccaactgcaacaactgcttcaactacaaccacaacagctccaactacaacaacGTCTGCttcaaccacaacaacaacagctccaactacaacaacaactactTCAACTGCAACAAcaacagctccaactacaacaacaACTGCTTCAACCACAACCACAACAGctccaacaacaataacaacagcttcaacaacaaccacaggtgctccaactacaacaactgcttcaactacaaccacaacagttccaactacaacaacaactgcttcaactacaaccacagccactccaactacaacaacaactgcttcaactacaaccacaacagctccaactacaacaacGTCTGCttcaaccacaacaacaacagctccaactacaacaacaactactTCAACTGCAACAAcaacagctccaactacaacaacaACTGCTTCAACCACAACCACAACAGctccaacaacaataacaacagcttcaacaacaaccacagctgctccaactacaacaacaactgcttcaactacaaccacaacagctccaacaacaacaacaactgctTCAACCAcatccacagctgctccaacaacaataacaacagcttcaacaacaaccacaggtgctccaactacaacaactgcttcaactacaaccactacagctccaactacaacaacaaccgcttcaactacaaccacaacagctccaactacaacaacaactgcttcaactacaaccacaacagctccaacaacaactacaacaacaactgcatcaactacaaccacaacagctccaacaacaacaacaactgcttcaaccacaaccacagctgctccaactataACAACGTCTGCTTCAACCACAGCAACAACAGCTCCTACTACATCAACAACTGCTTCAACCAcatccacagctgctccaacaacaataacaacagcttcaacaacaaccacaggtgctccaactacaacaactgcttcaactacaaccacagccactccaactacaacaacaactgcttcaactacaaccacatctcctccaactacaacaacaactgcttcaactacaatcacaacagctccaactacaacaacaACTGCTTCAACCACATCCACATCAGctccaacaacaataacaacagcttcaacaacaaccacagcagctccaactgcAACAACggtttcaacaacaaccacagctgctcctactgCAACAACTgcctcaactacaaccacagctgctccaactacaacaacaACTGCTTCAACCACAACCACATCAGctccaacaacaataacaacagctccaacaacaaccacagctgttcCAACTACACCAAcatctgcttcaacaacaaccacaagtGCTCCAACTGCAACAActacttcaactacaaccaccacagctccaactacaacaacagtttcaacaacaaccacatcagctccaacaacagtaacaacagcttcaacaacaaccacagctgctccaactgcaACAActacttcaactacaaccaccacagctccaactacaacaacagtttcaacaacaaccacatcagctccaacaacaataacaacagcttcaacaacaaccacagctgttcCAACTACACCAAcatctgcttcaacaacaaccacaagtGCTCCAACTACAACATCTGCTTCAACCACAACCACATCAGctccaacaacaataacaacagcttcaacaacaacaacagctgttCCAACTACAACAACAACTGCTTCAACTACACCAACATCTACTTCAACAACCCTAGCTGCTCCAACTACACCAAcatctgcttcaacaacaaccacaagtGCTCCAACTACAACATCTGCTTCAACTACAATCACAGCTGCTCCTACTGCAACAActacttcaactacaaccaccgcAGCTCCAACTGCAACAAGgatttcaactacaaccacagctccaactacaacaacaACTGCTTCAACGACAACCACATCAGctccaacaacaataacaacagtttcaacaacaaccacagctgttcCAACTACACCAAcatctgcttcaacaacaaccacagctgctcctactgCAACAActacttcaactacaaccaccacagctccaactacaacaacagtttcaacaacaaccacatcagctccaacaacaataacaacagcttcaacaacaaccacagctgttcCAACTACACCAAcatctgcttcaacaacaaccacaagtGCTCCAACTACAACATCTGCTTCAACCACAACCACATCAGctccaacaacaataacaacagtttcaacaacaaccacagctgttcCAACTACACCAAcatctgcttcaacaacaaccacagcagctcctacTGCAACAActacttcaactacaaccaccgcAACTCCAACTGCAAcaactgcttcaactacaaccacatctgctcctactGCAACAACTGCCtcaactacaaccacatctgctccaGCTTCAATATCATCTGCTTCAACGACAGCCACAGCTGCTCCTACTGCAACAACTACTTCAACTACaatcacagctgctccaacttcaACAACAAcgacttcaactacaaccacagcagctccagctTCAATAACATCTGCTTCAACCACaatcacagctgctccaacttcaACAACAACGACTTCAACTGCAACCACCGCAGCTCCAACTGCAACAACggtttcaacaacaaccacagccgctccTACTGCAACAACAATTTCAACTGCAACCACCGCTGCTCCTACTGCAACAACGGTTTCAACTACAATCACTGCTGCTCCAACTGCAACAACggtttcaacaacaaccacagccgctccTACTGCAACAACAATTTCAACTGCAACCACTGCTGCTCCAACTGCAACAACggtttcaacaacaaccacagcagctccaactgcaacaactgcttcaacaacaaccacagttgCTCCTACTGCAACAACTGCTTCAACTACAGCCACAGCTGCTCCAGCTGCAACAActacttcaactacaaccaccgtAGCTCCAACTGCCACAACagtttcaacaacaaccacagccgctccTACTGCAACAACaatttcaactacaaccacagccgcTCCTACTGCAACAActacttcaactacaaccacagccgcTCCTACTGCAACAACTACTTCAACCACAACCACAGCCGCTCCTACTGCAACAActacttcaactacaaccacggcCGCTCCTACTGCAACAACTACTAA